From the genome of Symphalangus syndactylus isolate Jambi chromosome 7, NHGRI_mSymSyn1-v2.1_pri, whole genome shotgun sequence, one region includes:
- the ZMAT2 gene encoding zinc finger matrin-type protein 2, which produces MASGSGTKNLDFRRKWDKDEYEKLAEKRLTEEREKKDGKPVQPVKRELLRHRDYKVDLESKLGKTIVITKTTPQSEMGGYYCNVCDCVVKDSINFLDHINGKKHQRNLGMSMRVERSTLDQVKKRFEVNKKKMEEKQKDYDFEERMKELREEEEKAKAYKKEKQKEKKRRAEEDLTFEEDDEMAAVMGFSGFGSTKKSY; this is translated from the exons ATGGCGTCGGGCAGCGGG acAAAAAACTTGGACTTTCGCCGAAAGTGGGACAAAGATGAATACGAGAAACTCGCCGAGAAGAGGctcacagaagagagagaaaagaaagatg GAAAACCAGTGCAGCCTGTCAAGCGAGAGCTTTTACGGCATAGGGACTACAAGGTGGACTTGGAATCCAAGCTTGGGAAGACAATTGTCATTACCAAGACAACCCCTCAATCTGAGATGGGAGG ATATTACTGCAATGTCTGTGACTGTGTGGTGAAGGACTCCATCAACTTTCTGGATCACATTAATGGAAAGAAAC ATCAGAGAAACCTGGGCATGTCTATGCGTGTGGAACGTTCCACCCTAGATCAGGTGAAGAAACGTTTTGAGGTCAACAAGAAGAAGATGGAAGAGAAGCAGAAGGATTATGATTTTGAGGAAAGGATGAAGGAGCTCAGAGAAGAG GAGGAAAAGGCCAAAGCAtacaagaaagagaaacagaaggagaagaaaaggagggcTGAGGAGGACTTGACATTTGAGGAGGACGATGAGATGGCAGCTGTGATGGGCTTCTCTGGCTTTGGTTCCACCAAGAAGAGTTACTGA